The segment CGGCGACATTCTTCTGATCGGCTTTTTTGATGACCGGCGTCATGACCGAATCCTCTGTGCCTACGGCCAGTGAGATGTTGATGTCGCGTTTGACGATGATTTTGTCAACGGCCCAGACCGAGTTCATGATCGGGTAATCCTTAATTGCACTGACCACAGCCTTCATCAGAAAAGCGAGATAGGTCAGGTTGATCCCTTCCTTGCGCTTGAACTCATCCTTCAGCTTGTTGCGCAGCACCACCAGATTGGTCACATCGACCTCGATCATCGTCCAGGCATGCGGGATCTCCGAGACGCTCTGGCGCATTCTGGTAGCGATCGTATTACGGATCGGCGTAACGTCGATCAGATATTCCGAGCTGCTGCCCCGTCCGCCTTCGATCTCAATCGTCGGAATCTTCGGCGATTCGCTGAGGTGCAGGCCGGAATTGCGCACCGGCTGAAATTCATCCTGCACCGGCTGGAACACAGGCTGCTGCGCAGCGGGTGCAGGGGCGGCGTCAGGTACAGGCGCAGCAGCAGGGGCTGCTGCGGGTGCCGGCGGCTGCACGGAGGCGCCGTTCTCCAGGAACGTGAGCACATCCTTGCGTGTGATACGTCCGCCCAGGCCGGTGCCCGGCACGGCCGCCAGGTTGATGCCGTGCTCGGCGGCCAGCGTCTGCACAGCCGGAGAGTAACGGGCGCGCATTGGAGCTGCGGCGTCATAAGCCGCAGCGGGCACGGGCGGCCGCGCGGCGGCGTGGGCCGCCTGCGGGGCGGTGCCGGATGCCGCAGCCGGGGCAGCGGCAGGTGTAGGGGCGTCACCGGAAGCTGCCGGTGACGGGGCCGCCGCGGCTGGCGCAGCGGAGCCAGCCACTGCGATGCGGGCGATGATCTCGCCGACGCTGACCGTCTGTCCCTCTTCGGCCAGCAGCTCGGCCATGGTGCCGTCTACCGTTGCAGGCAGCTCCGCGTTCACCTTATCCGTGATCAGCTCGCAGATCGGCTCATATTGCTCTATCGGATCGCCCGGCTGCTTCAGCCATTTCCCGATGGTCGCCGAGACCAGCGATTCAGCCAGCTGCGGCATAATTACATCCGTCAGCGTTGTATTGTCAGACATAATGTCACTCCTTAATGGTTTGTAAGCGTGGACTTCTTGAATTTACTTCGTACAAAACTGGCTTCGGAAACATACGCTTAGTTTGGTAAGCATTAGCTTCCTGGCCTCCGAACGAACATTCAGCCATCAAATCCTGCACTTAATGCAACATTCGCTCATAAAAATCTGCCCAAAATTAAAAATGTTGCACGAAATGCAGCATTCCTGTTCATACAGGCGGCAAAGCGGATATTTTGTTGCATTTCCTGCAGCATTCTGCCTAATCCACTATTTATTTCGTATCTAAAGCCACTTTCTGCAACATTCTTGCCCGGGTCCGGGTCGCGGTGTCCAGGCAGGATGAATTATTGAACTTAGTACTGCGCCAGACGCAGCATCTCAGCCTTCACCTTGTCCTTGCTGAGCAGGAAGAATTTCTCCATCGGCGGTGAGATCGGCATCGCCGGGACATCGGGTCCGCACAGGCGGAAGATTGGCGCATCGAGGTCGAAGAGACAATGCTCGGCGATGATCGCCGCCACTTCAGCGCCGATGCCTCCGGTCTTGTTGTCCTCATGGACAATCAGCACCTTGCCGGTCTGCCGGACAGCGGCAATAATCGCCTCGCGGTCCAGCGGCTGGAGGGTGCGCAGATCCAGGATATGCGCGGTGAGGCCATGCTCCTTCTCCAGCTCCTCAGCAGCCTGCATCGCAAAATGCAGCGGCAGGCTATACCCGATCACCGTAATATCGCTGCCTTCACGCAGCAGATTCGCTTCACCAATCGGCACCGTGTAGTCGCCTTCCGGCACATCTCCCTTGATCAGCTTGTAGCACTTCTTGTTCTCGAAGAACAGCACCGGATCAGGATCGCGGACAGCGGCCTTGAGCAGGCCCTTGGCATCTGCAGCCGAATAAGGAGCCACAATCTTAAGTCCCGGCGTCCCGAAGAAGATCGACTCCGGGCACTGCGAGTGGTACAGCCCGCCGAAGATGCCGCCGCCGATCGGCGCACGGATGACGACCGGACAGTTCCAGTCATTATTGGAACGGTAGCGGATTTTGGCGGCTTCGCTGATAATCTGGTTCGTTGCGGGCAGCATGAAATCCGAGTACTGCATCTCGGCAATCGGCTTCATACCATACATTGCAGCACCGATAGCCACCCCTGCAATAGCAGATTCCGCAAGCGGTGTGTCCAGCACCCGTTCTGCGCCGAACTGCTCCTGCAAACCTTTGGTTGTTGTGAAGACGCCGCCCTTCACGCCGACATCCTCACCCAGCACGAACACCGACTCGTCACGTTCCATCTCTTCCTTCATCGCCAGCCGGATTGCATCGATATATTCCATCATCGCCATGGCTTAAGCGCCCCCCTTCAGGCCGGATTCATCGTAGACATGCAGCAGCGTATCTTCCGGTTTCGGGAACGGCGCATTCTCCGCGTAGGTTATAGCCTCTTTCAGTTCAAGATTATATTCGGCAGCCAGATCACGCTCCTGCTCGTCACTCCACAGACCGAGTCCGGTCAGATAGGTGCGGAACGCGGCGATGCCGTCTTTTGCCCAGTTCTCATCGACTTCTTCCTGCGTCCGGTAAGCCAGATCGTTATCCGAGGTGGAGTGCGGCGACAGGCGGTACATCATCGCTTCAATCAAGGTTGGGCCTTCACCGGCAAGCGCACGTTCCCGGGCCTCCTTCACCACACGGTACACCTCCAGCGGATCATTGCCGTCCACCCGGACACCCGGGAAGCCGTAGCCCAGCGCCCGGTCACTGACCTTGCCGCCAAGCTGCTTGTGGGCAGGAATCGAGATCGCATACTGATTGTTCTGGCAAAAAATAATCATAGGCAGCTTATTCACACCGGCAAAGTTACACGCTTCATGGAAATCCCCCTGGTTGCTGGAGCCTTCCCCGAAGGTCACGAAGGAGACGAACTTCTTCTTCTGCATCTTCGCCGCCAGCGCGAAGCCTGCCGCATGCGGAACCTGGGTCGTGACCGGGCTTGAGCCCGTTACAATCCGCAGGCGCTTGCTGCCGAAGTGGCCCGGCATCTGCCGGCCGCCGCTGTTGGGATCTTCCGCCTTCGCGAAGACGGAGAGCATCAGCTCGCGCGTGGTCATTCCGACAGAGAGGACAAACGCATAGTCCCGGTAATAGGGCAGGAAATAGTCATTCTCCCGGTCCAGTGCAAATGCCGCCGCGACCTGTGCCGCCTCCTGCCCGATGCCGGATACATGGAAATTGATCTTGCCCGCACGCTGCAGCAGCAGACTGCGCTCATCATATTTCCGTCCGAGCTGCATGAATCTGTACATATCGATAACCTGGCCGTCTGTGAGTCCAAGCTGCTTATGTCTGTTAACGGTGTCTACAGTACCTTGGGATTCCATATAAGAGGTACCTCCTAAAAAGTATTGCCGGCGCTCAGCTTCCAGCCCCGCTATCTCTAACAGGTTCAGGATGCGTCCGCCAGGCGGGTTGACCCTAATACTAAATATATATGCCCTGATCCTATCACCAGGTACTAAATCCATTATAATCTTTTTCGCGGCAAAAAGAAAAGCCAAAATCCCGCCGCCAAGGCAAGGCTCTGGAACCGAACAAATATAGCCGGTATGGAGCGATATCGGCGCATTACACGCCTTCCGCTCCCTCCGGCCTTCTTGTTAAGCTCTCTATCGCACGCTAGAATCCGATTGCTCTTCCATCCACCGCCAGCATCGCCTCACCCAGTACCTCCGACAGCGTCGGATGGGCATGGATGGCCTCCCCGACCTCCCAAGGCGTGGCGTCCAGCACCTGGGCCAGCGCCGCTTCGCCGATCAGATCGGTCACATGCGGGCCGATCATCTGCACGCCGAGGATATCCCCGTTCTTCGCGTCAGCCACCACCTTCACGAAGCCGTCCTTCATGCCGTAGACAATGGCTTTGCCGATGGCGGAGAACGGGAATTTGCCGGTCACCGTCTCACGGCCGAGCTCCTTCGCTTCCTTCTCTGTGTAACCGACACTTGCCACTTCCGGCCGTGTATAGACACAGCGGGGAACCAGATGCGCTTCATACGGATGGAGCGCTTCACCCGCCAGATGGTTAACGGCACGGATGCCCTCATGGCTGGCGGCATGAGCCAGCTGCAGACCGCCGATACAATCGCCAATCGCATAGATATGCGGTTCACCTGTCTGCATATTGGTATTCACCGCAATGACACCTGTATCGAAGCGGATGTCTGTATTTTCCAGTCCGAGATTCTCGATGTTCGCCACGCGTCCCACGGATACGAGCAGCTTATCCGCCGATAGACTCTGGCTCTGCTCCCCCTTGCGGGCTTCAATCGTAATCCCTGTCTCCGACACTGTGCAGGTCTCGGCATCCACCGTTGTTCCGGTGAGCACCCGGACTCCGCGTTTCTTCAGCAGACGCAGCAGCTCGCGGGCCACTTCTTCATCCTCCTGCGGCAACAGCTGCCCGGCTGCCTCGACGACCGTCACCTGCACTCCGAAATCAGCCAGCATGGATGCCCACTCCACTCCGATTACCCCGCCGCCCACAATAATAATCGAGGCCGGCAGCTCCTCAAGCGTCAACGCTTCCTCACTGCTCAGAATCACCTTGCCGTCGGGCACCAGGCCCGGCAGAACACGCGGACGCGAGCCGGTAGCAATGATAAGATTCGTAGAGACCACAGTCTCCATCTCTCCATTCTCCAGTTCTACAGCCACTGCGCCGCTTCGCGGGGAGAAGATCGAAGGCCCGATGATCCGGCCTTTGCCCTTCAGCACCTGAATCTTGTGCTTGCGCATCAGATACTGCACCCCCTGATGAAGCTGCTCCACTACCGCTTCCTTGCGCTGCTGCACTTTGGGGAACACCAGCTTGGTGCCCGTAGTCTCTATACCGTAGCTTTCGCTCTCGTTGATTTCAGCCAATACCTCTGCACTGCGCAGCAGTGATTTGCTGGGAATACAGCCGCGGTGCAGGCAGGTTCCGCCCAGCTTGTCCATTTCAATAACGACAACGGATTTGCCCAGCTGCGCAGCGCGGATCGCTGCCACATAACCGCCGGTGCCTCCCCCAAGTATCGCCACATCACAGGTCATTGTCATGATATGTATCCTCCAGTCATTCCTCTTGAATTCAGTTCAATCTATTATATTGTACTCTCTTTCGGGAGGAATACAAAACGTACAAACGTCATGTATTCATGGACTTTTGCAGGTTAAAGCGTTATCATATGGGTGAATTCAAAGAGCTGCGAAGAGGAGCGACTGTGATGAAACTGCTGATTTCACGCTTCATTGCCATCCTTATTCTGGTGATCCCCGGCCTCCTGGCGATGACGGGCTTCCTGATGATGAAAGATGATCTGTTCAACTATTTCGCGATGCATGGAGACGATACTGCTGTGCCGGAGTTCGCCTGGCTGCATTTCGGCGGCGGTCTGCTCTTATTCCTGGCCGGAATGACCTTCCTCGGCGGCTGGATTCTGGCCCGTGACCGCAAAAAGAACTACGTCGGCCCCCGCTTCCGGGAGAAGCAGCAAACGCAGCAGCCCCCGTCCTCCGAAGCCCGCTCCTAATTATATTCCATTGAAACAGGGGATGCCTCAAGCCATGAACGAACCGGCTGCTAAGGCATCCCCTTGTTGTTTGCTATCGAACTTTTAACTGGAGGACTCCCGATTCACACCAGACGCCGCGTGAACCGCACGCTGTACTCTGTGAGAGTGCGCTAAGAGTCTATCGCTCAACCACTACGTGCCTGTCACTCAAGTGCTAAGTGCAGTTTGTACAACTAAAATGCTCGGATCAGGCCCATTGTGAGGTTTAGCTGCACTTCGTACACTTATAAATCTCTGCATTGCGTTTAAAGACTAATGTGCCTGATCTTAGTTGTACGGAATACATCTATGCCAGCTTATTCGTTAATCCGCAGCATTATAGCTGCACGAAATACAACTATCCGCGAGATAAGAGATAAGCTTCACAGTATGTGGTACGATATTAGAGCTTACCAACAGCACAATTGCACAATGTACAACAGAAAAGGGTAATCTCCAGCAGAATTCAAAAGCTATTGCACTTCGTACAATAGAATTCGAACAAACCCCACTTTTCTGCTCAAATCAGCAAAATCTAATGTACCAAATACAGTAGAATACCATTTCCCACTCAAAAATCAGATTTCTATTGCACAATATACAGTTACCTTACCAATTCCACCGCCGTAGCCCCTACGTACAGCCTTCAACGCAAGGGTGAGCATTAGTGTGAGCTCCTGCGTCTGCGCCAGCATCAGCGCCAGCGTCACACTTCCTTGCCTCACCCTCACCATGCCTCAACCATCCCTCACCCTTACTCCCCAGCCGCTTCCTTACTTCCCCGCACCAGCTCGCTGT is part of the Paenibacillus sp. FSL M7-0420 genome and harbors:
- a CDS encoding thiamine pyrophosphate-dependent dehydrogenase E1 component subunit alpha; protein product: MESQGTVDTVNRHKQLGLTDGQVIDMYRFMQLGRKYDERSLLLQRAGKINFHVSGIGQEAAQVAAAFALDRENDYFLPYYRDYAFVLSVGMTTRELMLSVFAKAEDPNSGGRQMPGHFGSKRLRIVTGSSPVTTQVPHAAGFALAAKMQKKKFVSFVTFGEGSSNQGDFHEACNFAGVNKLPMIIFCQNNQYAISIPAHKQLGGKVSDRALGYGFPGVRVDGNDPLEVYRVVKEARERALAGEGPTLIEAMMYRLSPHSTSDNDLAYRTQEEVDENWAKDGIAAFRTYLTGLGLWSDEQERDLAAEYNLELKEAITYAENAPFPKPEDTLLHVYDESGLKGGA
- a CDS encoding dihydrolipoamide acetyltransferase family protein, with amino-acid sequence MSDNTTLTDVIMPQLAESLVSATIGKWLKQPGDPIEQYEPICELITDKVNAELPATVDGTMAELLAEEGQTVSVGEIIARIAVAGSAAPAAAAPSPAASGDAPTPAAAPAAASGTAPQAAHAAARPPVPAAAYDAAAPMRARYSPAVQTLAAEHGINLAAVPGTGLGGRITRKDVLTFLENGASVQPPAPAAAPAAAPVPDAAPAPAAQQPVFQPVQDEFQPVRNSGLHLSESPKIPTIEIEGGRGSSSEYLIDVTPIRNTIATRMRQSVSEIPHAWTMIEVDVTNLVVLRNKLKDEFKRKEGINLTYLAFLMKAVVSAIKDYPIMNSVWAVDKIIVKRDINISLAVGTEDSVMTPVIKKADQKNVAGLAREIDELALKTREGKLRLDDMQGGTFTVNNTGSFGSILSYPIINYPQAAILTFESIVKKPVVINDMIAVRSMANICLSLDHRILDGVISGRFLQRVKDNVEGYTPETKLY
- the lpdA gene encoding dihydrolipoyl dehydrogenase yields the protein MTMTCDVAILGGGTGGYVAAIRAAQLGKSVVVIEMDKLGGTCLHRGCIPSKSLLRSAEVLAEINESESYGIETTGTKLVFPKVQQRKEAVVEQLHQGVQYLMRKHKIQVLKGKGRIIGPSIFSPRSGAVAVELENGEMETVVSTNLIIATGSRPRVLPGLVPDGKVILSSEEALTLEELPASIIIVGGGVIGVEWASMLADFGVQVTVVEAAGQLLPQEDEEVARELLRLLKKRGVRVLTGTTVDAETCTVSETGITIEARKGEQSQSLSADKLLVSVGRVANIENLGLENTDIRFDTGVIAVNTNMQTGEPHIYAIGDCIGGLQLAHAASHEGIRAVNHLAGEALHPYEAHLVPRCVYTRPEVASVGYTEKEAKELGRETVTGKFPFSAIGKAIVYGMKDGFVKVVADAKNGDILGVQMIGPHVTDLIGEAALAQVLDATPWEVGEAIHAHPTLSEVLGEAMLAVDGRAIGF
- a CDS encoding DUF2627 domain-containing protein, whose amino-acid sequence is MKLLISRFIAILILVIPGLLAMTGFLMMKDDLFNYFAMHGDDTAVPEFAWLHFGGGLLLFLAGMTFLGGWILARDRKKNYVGPRFREKQQTQQPPSSEARS
- a CDS encoding alpha-ketoacid dehydrogenase subunit beta encodes the protein MAMMEYIDAIRLAMKEEMERDESVFVLGEDVGVKGGVFTTTKGLQEQFGAERVLDTPLAESAIAGVAIGAAMYGMKPIAEMQYSDFMLPATNQIISEAAKIRYRSNNDWNCPVVIRAPIGGGIFGGLYHSQCPESIFFGTPGLKIVAPYSAADAKGLLKAAVRDPDPVLFFENKKCYKLIKGDVPEGDYTVPIGEANLLREGSDITVIGYSLPLHFAMQAAEELEKEHGLTAHILDLRTLQPLDREAIIAAVRQTGKVLIVHEDNKTGGIGAEVAAIIAEHCLFDLDAPIFRLCGPDVPAMPISPPMEKFFLLSKDKVKAEMLRLAQY